The following coding sequences lie in one Hyphobacterium sp. CCMP332 genomic window:
- a CDS encoding energy transducer TonB, with protein MQRILRTSISLPFAGLVTVSLAFFMSYLISVEGELRPETPDLQFDLFPTVEVIDATPRPDLAPVLPVDPPPPPPAVDIQTSQLPTEDFIVIAGTMPSLEVDGIDPGSTNFNISDRDVQPLVRIPPAYPVREADRGVEGDCLLQFDVTTQGSPVNIQVLECDSSGFARESVRAVERWRYNPRVRNGVPEMYRGVQTRLEFNLGD; from the coding sequence ATGCAGCGTATCTTGAGAACATCCATCAGTCTGCCATTTGCCGGACTTGTGACGGTATCACTGGCTTTTTTCATGTCCTATCTGATCTCGGTGGAGGGCGAACTCAGGCCGGAGACGCCGGACTTGCAGTTTGACCTGTTTCCGACGGTCGAGGTGATTGATGCAACGCCTCGACCTGATCTGGCGCCAGTCTTGCCGGTGGACCCGCCGCCACCGCCACCCGCGGTCGACATACAGACCTCGCAATTGCCGACGGAAGACTTCATCGTGATCGCGGGCACGATGCCTAGCCTCGAGGTCGACGGGATTGACCCCGGTTCAACCAACTTCAACATTTCCGACAGGGATGTGCAGCCACTCGTGCGGATCCCGCCGGCCTATCCCGTGCGCGAAGCCGATCGCGGCGTTGAAGGGGATTGCCTGTTGCAGTTCGATGTCACGACCCAGGGATCGCCTGTGAATATCCAGGTGCTGGAATGTGACTCATCCGGCTTTGCCCGGGAGTCGGTCCGGGCGGTGGAGCGCTGGCGTTACAACCCGCGCGTCCGCAATGGCGTGCCGGAAATGTATCGAGGCGTTCAGACCCGTCTGGAGTTCAATCTCGGCGACTAG
- a CDS encoding tetratricopeptide repeat protein, which translates to MINRISLIAVAAAFTFVMAAPSADAQRRNRNQDEQQGSAEDRTMSPQIGEPILAAQECLDADNLTCVINTLTPLLGQGANSYEQFVIYRMRGVAYYNQDRLDLAIRDFEAAIGTGAATQDESTSLRTNIGQLYIVTERYSEGISQLERAIAEGANLTPSLTMLLAQAYAQADRFSEGLRYAQMQFDNASPRERRNFDMLLLYFQQLERTQDQLRLITQMVERWPGERNIWTSLVALMAQTNNESGAFEANKLMYLNGMLTDERELVRLAQYYSYFEYPYRGAVILEREMNAGRVSRSSDNLEILANMWRQAREYDRAIPVLEAVAQQGGGEDYLRLAEAYYQENRLAEAESAFETALARGGLNRTGDAQALLGTVRYEQGNRQSALQAFRGCTQYSDSRRTCSGWVTFITNEINAEREREILRRRVEVEECRITIDAEIANMTIVGTEADFDEEGRVMVTVPERCVPFFNTYGEQIGGPGFEQAAAETESETDAG; encoded by the coding sequence ATGATTAATCGGATTTCCTTAATTGCCGTGGCGGCTGCCTTCACGTTCGTGATGGCGGCGCCCAGCGCTGATGCTCAGCGCCGAAACCGGAATCAGGACGAACAACAAGGCAGTGCAGAAGACCGCACGATGTCACCGCAAATCGGTGAACCCATTCTGGCGGCCCAGGAATGTCTGGATGCCGATAATCTGACCTGTGTTATCAACACGCTGACGCCGCTTCTGGGTCAGGGCGCGAACTCATACGAGCAGTTCGTCATCTACCGGATGCGGGGCGTGGCCTATTACAATCAGGACCGGCTTGATCTTGCGATCCGTGATTTTGAAGCCGCGATTGGCACAGGTGCCGCGACCCAGGACGAATCGACGTCCTTGCGGACCAATATCGGACAGCTCTACATCGTGACGGAACGCTATTCCGAAGGTATCAGCCAGCTTGAGCGGGCGATTGCCGAAGGCGCGAACCTGACGCCCAGCCTGACCATGCTGCTGGCGCAGGCCTATGCACAGGCGGACCGGTTCTCTGAAGGTCTGCGTTACGCCCAGATGCAATTCGACAATGCCAGCCCGCGCGAGCGGCGGAATTTCGATATGTTGCTGCTCTATTTCCAGCAGCTGGAACGGACCCAGGATCAATTGCGTCTGATTACGCAAATGGTCGAACGCTGGCCGGGTGAGCGCAATATCTGGACGTCGCTGGTGGCGCTGATGGCGCAGACCAACAATGAGTCCGGCGCGTTTGAAGCCAACAAGCTGATGTATCTCAACGGGATGCTGACAGACGAACGTGAGCTGGTTCGCCTCGCCCAGTATTACAGCTATTTCGAATATCCCTATCGCGGTGCCGTGATCCTGGAACGGGAAATGAATGCCGGCCGGGTTTCTCGGAGTAGCGATAATCTCGAAATCCTCGCCAATATGTGGCGTCAGGCCCGCGAATATGACCGTGCCATTCCGGTGCTCGAAGCCGTCGCCCAGCAAGGCGGTGGCGAGGACTATCTGCGGCTGGCGGAAGCCTATTATCAGGAAAACCGCCTGGCCGAGGCCGAATCCGCTTTTGAAACGGCGCTGGCGCGCGGTGGCTTGAACCGTACCGGCGATGCTCAGGCGCTGCTCGGGACCGTTCGCTATGAGCAGGGCAATCGTCAGAGCGCTTTGCAGGCCTTCCGTGGATGCACGCAGTATTCCGACAGCCGCCGGACGTGTAGCGGCTGGGTGACCTTCATTACCAATGAAATCAACGCTGAGCGGGAACGTGAAATTCTCCGTCGACGCGTTGAAGTCGAGGAATGCCGGATCACGATTGATGCCGAAATTGCCAACATGACGATTGTGGGCACGGAGGCTGACTTTGACGAAGAAGGACGCGTCATGGTGACGGTGCCGGAGCGCTGCGTACCGTTCTTCAACACTTATGGCGAGCAAATCGGTGGGCCGGGCTTTGAGCAGGCCGCGGCAGAAACCGAAAGCGAGACAGACGCCGGCTAA
- a CDS encoding energy transducer TonB: MMGSIVRLVIGVPIAIAVTFALFMLMRMLIFVPPQEQADVRDDYRFDINPTVEEVNARARDTSIDDVQQVDPPPPPPQVERQASDLPSESLSTIVGSIPEFDAPDLNSGNVSFNISDRNAQPLVRIPPQYPPRAAERGIEGYCLMQFNVSPDGTPIDIVALDCSSSMFERSSIRAVERWRYSPRIVNGVAQTRTGVQTQLDYQLDE, from the coding sequence ATGATGGGTAGTATTGTCAGACTTGTCATTGGTGTCCCGATCGCGATTGCGGTGACGTTCGCACTGTTCATGCTGATGCGCATGCTGATCTTTGTGCCTCCGCAGGAGCAGGCAGACGTTCGCGATGATTATCGTTTCGATATTAATCCGACCGTTGAGGAAGTGAATGCGCGGGCACGCGATACGTCGATTGATGACGTTCAGCAGGTTGACCCGCCGCCCCCGCCGCCACAGGTGGAACGTCAGGCGTCCGATCTGCCGTCGGAAAGCCTGTCGACCATCGTGGGCAGCATTCCGGAGTTTGATGCGCCGGATCTCAATTCCGGCAATGTCAGCTTCAATATTTCCGACCGGAACGCACAGCCGCTGGTTCGTATTCCGCCGCAATACCCGCCACGTGCGGCCGAGCGCGGAATCGAGGGCTACTGCCTGATGCAGTTCAACGTGTCTCCGGATGGAACGCCGATTGATATCGTGGCTCTGGACTGTTCGAGCAGCATGTTCGAACGCTCATCCATCCGCGCGGTCGAGCGGTGGCGTTACAGCCCCCGGATCGTCAATGGCGTGGCCCAGACGCGGACCGGTGTCCAGACCCAACTTGATTATCAGTTGGACGAATAA
- a CDS encoding biopolymer transporter ExbD, whose protein sequence is MARRGSRVQKDEEDAELNMTPMLDVVFILLIFFIVTAVFVKEPGVDVIRPEINNLDRQRPTILVAVTSTDEIWINRDVYEITQVRGVLEQLLSENPRAEAMIQGDEGAPIGTVLDVQEMLLQLGVEVTISGVE, encoded by the coding sequence ATGGCTCGACGTGGGAGCCGGGTACAGAAAGACGAGGAAGATGCAGAACTGAACATGACGCCCATGCTGGACGTCGTTTTCATTCTCCTGATTTTCTTCATCGTGACCGCTGTATTCGTGAAAGAACCGGGCGTGGATGTTATTCGCCCCGAGATCAATAATCTGGATCGGCAACGGCCGACCATTCTTGTGGCGGTGACGTCGACGGACGAGATCTGGATTAATCGCGATGTTTACGAGATCACTCAGGTGCGAGGCGTTCTCGAACAGCTTTTGTCCGAAAATCCTCGCGCAGAAGCGATGATCCAGGGGGATGAAGGTGCACCGATCGGAACCGTGCTCGACGTTCAGGAGATGCTTCTCCAGCTGGGCGTTGAAGTCACCATTTCCGGCGTGGAATAG
- a CDS encoding biopolymer transporter ExbD, with protein MRRRSKKGNDQAEVNMTPMLDIVFILLIFFIVTATFLQEEGFDMTPPPPNDEAEPTEPNPVILVQIDAENRVFVNQRATSEDRVLAAVQRIRAEAPQSAVLIEPNDEALHGTVSTIWDDMRVNRIPVNIQRPTGDDNN; from the coding sequence ATGCGCAGACGTTCCAAAAAGGGAAATGATCAGGCCGAAGTGAACATGACGCCGATGCTCGACATCGTGTTCATCCTGCTGATCTTCTTCATCGTGACGGCGACCTTCCTTCAGGAAGAGGGGTTCGATATGACCCCGCCGCCGCCGAATGATGAGGCAGAGCCAACGGAACCCAATCCGGTGATCCTGGTGCAGATTGACGCCGAAAACCGCGTCTTTGTGAATCAGCGCGCCACCAGTGAAGACCGGGTTCTGGCCGCGGTTCAGCGGATCCGGGCCGAAGCGCCGCAAAGTGCGGTTCTGATCGAGCCGAATGATGAAGCGCTTCATGGCACGGTGTCGACGATCTGGGACGATATGCGGGTGAACCGTATTCCGGTGAACATCCAGCGTCCTACCGGTGACGATAACAACTAG
- a CDS encoding MotA/TolQ/ExbB proton channel family protein, protein MDFQTALGGLNEFLDRGGPVLVAIMAVTFIMWAFILERLAYFFFAQAGDAKRAIQEWSARSDHTSWTAHAIRDQLISEARQKAEHNVELVKALVAVAPLFGLLGTVTGMVQVFDVMAVAGSSDARAMSAGVSRATIPTMAGMVAALSGLIFSNQIERLAKHRTNVLADKLELE, encoded by the coding sequence ATGGATTTCCAAACAGCCCTTGGCGGACTGAACGAATTCCTTGATCGCGGCGGGCCTGTGCTCGTCGCCATCATGGCGGTCACGTTCATCATGTGGGCCTTTATTCTGGAACGCCTGGCCTACTTCTTCTTCGCCCAGGCGGGCGATGCGAAGCGGGCGATCCAGGAATGGTCTGCACGGTCCGACCACACTTCGTGGACAGCTCACGCCATCCGCGATCAGCTGATCTCTGAGGCACGCCAGAAGGCAGAACACAATGTCGAGCTCGTCAAAGCGCTCGTCGCGGTGGCTCCGCTCTTTGGTCTCCTGGGTACGGTGACGGGTATGGTTCAGGTGTTTGACGTGATGGCCGTGGCCGGATCGTCGGATGCACGGGCAATGTCTGCGGGTGTGTCCCGCGCGACAATCCCGACCATGGCCGGCATGGTGGCCGCGCTGTCCGGTCTGATTTTCTCTAATCAGATCGAGCGCCTCGCCAAGCACCGCACCAACGTGCTCGCCGACAAGCTGGAACTGGAGTAG
- a CDS encoding MotA/TolQ/ExbB proton channel family protein produces MKFNLKTLAAAVAFGAALAGGAVAQQQPVSSISQLLDRVRSDVREASAENQQRLSEFRAARNQQTSLLAGARQELAALEAQADRLEAQFETNSQQVDVLAEELRLAQGEFGELFGVARQTAGEVGSLIEGSLTSSQHSGRAAPLLELSQSRVLPTRTELDTIWRSSIEEMVYQAEIASFSANVADLDCSGPVVTRVGVFISFATCGGSVSVTQWARPENAANTTAYGLSALGSQPPANILSAAMGLYNAERGEIVSGPIDPSRGTLLLVYRDIPDLGERINQGGMVGRIILGLLFVSVAFGLFRLLMLVLESMAVAGQKRRSTPGKGNSLGRVMLAYETVKDHSEEVIEMKLDEAILKEVPKLEFGLNFLKLAAGIAPLLGLLGTVTGMIKTFTQITLFGTGDPKIMAGGISEALVTTVLGLVSAIPLLFLHSFAASFSRGVQQTLEEQAAGIVARHAEERAGRSA; encoded by the coding sequence ATGAAATTCAATCTCAAAACACTTGCCGCAGCGGTCGCATTCGGTGCCGCTCTTGCCGGTGGTGCTGTTGCCCAGCAGCAGCCTGTATCCAGCATCAGTCAATTGCTTGACCGCGTTCGTTCGGACGTGCGTGAGGCCTCTGCTGAAAACCAGCAGCGTCTGTCTGAATTCCGCGCTGCGCGGAACCAGCAAACATCGCTGCTCGCCGGTGCCCGCCAGGAATTGGCGGCCCTTGAAGCCCAGGCAGATCGCCTTGAAGCCCAGTTTGAAACCAACTCGCAACAGGTCGATGTGCTCGCTGAAGAGCTACGCCTCGCCCAGGGTGAGTTTGGTGAGTTGTTCGGTGTGGCCCGACAGACCGCTGGCGAAGTCGGCTCGCTGATCGAAGGTTCGCTGACAAGCTCCCAGCATTCGGGCCGTGCGGCTCCGCTGCTGGAATTGTCGCAAAGCCGCGTGCTGCCGACCCGCACGGAGCTGGACACGATCTGGCGTTCGAGCATCGAAGAAATGGTCTATCAGGCCGAGATTGCCTCTTTCTCTGCGAACGTGGCAGATCTCGATTGCTCGGGGCCGGTTGTGACCCGCGTGGGTGTCTTCATCTCCTTTGCTACATGTGGCGGATCAGTGAGCGTGACCCAGTGGGCGCGTCCTGAAAATGCTGCGAATACGACGGCTTATGGTCTTTCGGCTCTGGGCTCCCAACCGCCGGCCAACATCCTGAGTGCGGCGATGGGCCTCTACAATGCCGAGCGCGGCGAAATCGTTTCGGGTCCGATTGACCCGTCGCGTGGCACGCTGCTTCTCGTTTACCGGGATATTCCTGATCTCGGCGAGCGGATCAATCAGGGCGGCATGGTTGGCCGTATCATTCTCGGCCTTCTGTTCGTGTCTGTGGCCTTTGGTCTGTTCCGCCTCCTGATGCTCGTACTCGAGTCGATGGCGGTTGCCGGTCAGAAGCGTCGTTCGACGCCAGGCAAGGGCAATTCGCTCGGCCGCGTGATGCTGGCCTATGAAACGGTCAAGGATCACTCGGAAGAAGTCATCGAGATGAAGCTCGACGAGGCCATCCTCAAAGAGGTGCCGAAGCTCGAATTCGGTCTCAACTTCCTCAAACTGGCTGCCGGTATTGCTCCGCTGCTGGGTCTCCTCGGTACGGTGACCGGCATGATCAAGACCTTCACCCAGATCACGCTTTTCGGTACCGGCGACCCCAAGATCATGGCCGGCGGTATCTCGGAAGCCCTTGTCACCACGGTGCTCGGCCTTGTTTCTGCCATACCTCTGTTGTTCCTTCATAGCTTCGCAGCGAGCTTCTCTCGCGGCGTACAGCAAACGCTGGAAGAGCAGGCAGCAGGCATTGTCGCGCGTCACGCGGAAGAGCGTGCTGGCCGTTCAGCTTAG
- a CDS encoding DUF3450 domain-containing protein — translation MANLNKWLRTSVAAAVFSVGVAGIADAQLQTALSTGAQSTQDGASTQSQIDSIDDDRTNAELEYRALLQQIESQRLYVAQQEVFIQSQQNELDSLRLQIDSVGNIQRDLIPMLREMVDNLRQFVELDLPFQQGDRMAEVDELYDLIDDPEISAAEKYRVILNRYEIENSYGRRLRTYEEVTSIDGADVTQEILQIGRVALIRDTEGSLEMLYPGASDWVAVPSGFNNDVQRAFRIAREVTTPEVFTVPLPGSEDQ, via the coding sequence ATGGCGAACTTGAATAAATGGCTTCGCACTTCAGTCGCAGCAGCGGTATTTTCCGTTGGCGTGGCCGGTATTGCGGACGCCCAATTGCAAACGGCGCTTTCCACAGGCGCTCAATCGACACAGGACGGAGCTTCGACGCAGTCGCAAATCGACTCGATCGACGATGACCGTACCAATGCCGAGCTGGAATACCGGGCTCTGCTGCAGCAGATTGAAAGCCAGCGGCTCTATGTCGCGCAGCAGGAAGTCTTCATCCAGTCACAGCAAAACGAGCTGGACTCGCTTCGCCTGCAAATCGACAGCGTTGGCAATATTCAGCGCGACCTGATCCCGATGCTCCGCGAAATGGTGGATAATCTCCGCCAGTTTGTTGAGCTGGATCTGCCGTTCCAGCAAGGGGACCGCATGGCCGAGGTCGATGAACTTTACGACCTGATCGACGATCCGGAAATTTCTGCGGCTGAAAAATACCGCGTCATCCTGAACCGTTACGAGATCGAAAACTCCTATGGCCGCCGTCTCCGGACCTATGAGGAAGTGACCTCGATTGATGGCGCTGACGTGACACAGGAAATCCTGCAAATCGGTCGTGTTGCGCTGATCCGCGACACTGAAGGTTCGCTCGAAATGCTCTATCCGGGCGCTTCGGACTGGGTCGCTGTGCCAAGCGGTTTCAATAATGACGTTCAACGGGCTTTCCGGATCGCACGCGAAGTGACGACGCCGGAAGTCTTCACCGTGCCGCTTCCCGGCTCGGAAGATCAATAA
- the sppA gene encoding signal peptide peptidase SppA, producing the protein MKQFFIAVIGTIVGSILTLFILFFGLVGLIVAMSPSAEEQTGLPGGRLVLEVDLRESRLDQPSRSPFAFAETTSTVDIVRLLDRAERDSRVAGLFIRANEFGMAPAQAEEINRAIADFRASGRPVIVHSQGFVGTSITNYLAISSADEIWLQDTASFSTSGLAGEVPFYGDALERFEIDAEFIQFLEYKNAPNTYTESGFTPEHLESTLSYFGSIYDVSLANAASGRNLDIEAFRSLIEASPHSAEAAAEAGLVDQLGHVAAARQAALERSGGNASFTTMAAYRLSGTLNEGGPRIALIEGQGAIVTGPGIASPFGGDPVIGGDSMAEAISNAASAPGIRAILLRIDSPGGSSVASDQIWDAIQRAQDRGIPVVVSMGGAAASGGYYIAAPADHIVANATTITGSIGVYGGKISLGDTFGLIGVNFEEVTVGGEYASANSANSPWTDEQRAAVEGQLADIYDDFTQRVADGREIEIATVREIARGRVWTGEQALENGLIDEIGGFMEAVAAARRLADIEDGQTINLQRFPRERTPFEAFQELFGVSAEGAQSLAQLNALMNSPEVQALIEARQSAGVGNELRTRAVQPQ; encoded by the coding sequence ATGAAACAGTTTTTCATCGCCGTGATCGGCACCATCGTCGGTTCAATCCTGACGCTCTTCATTCTTTTCTTCGGTCTGGTCGGCCTGATCGTTGCAATGAGCCCGAGTGCCGAGGAGCAGACCGGATTGCCGGGCGGACGTCTCGTACTGGAAGTCGATCTGCGCGAAAGTCGCCTGGACCAGCCCTCGCGCTCACCTTTCGCTTTTGCCGAGACAACCTCTACCGTCGACATCGTCCGGCTTCTGGACCGGGCAGAGCGCGATAGCCGCGTCGCCGGCCTGTTCATCCGCGCCAACGAATTCGGCATGGCACCGGCGCAGGCCGAAGAAATCAACCGTGCTATTGCGGACTTCCGCGCCAGTGGCCGTCCGGTCATTGTCCACTCTCAGGGATTTGTCGGGACGTCGATCACCAATTATCTCGCCATCTCCAGCGCCGATGAAATCTGGCTGCAGGACACGGCCAGCTTCTCGACATCCGGCCTCGCCGGAGAAGTACCGTTTTATGGCGACGCGCTGGAACGCTTCGAGATTGATGCCGAGTTTATCCAGTTTCTCGAATACAAGAATGCACCGAACACCTATACGGAGTCCGGTTTCACACCCGAGCATCTGGAATCCACCCTCTCCTATTTCGGCTCCATCTATGACGTCTCGCTGGCCAATGCCGCCAGCGGCCGCAATCTGGATATCGAGGCCTTCCGGTCCCTGATCGAAGCCTCGCCACATTCCGCTGAAGCGGCTGCCGAAGCCGGCCTTGTCGACCAGCTCGGTCATGTCGCGGCAGCGCGCCAGGCCGCTCTGGAGCGCTCTGGCGGGAATGCCAGCTTCACGACCATGGCCGCCTATCGCCTGAGCGGCACCCTCAACGAAGGCGGGCCGCGCATTGCCCTGATTGAAGGTCAGGGCGCGATCGTCACCGGGCCGGGCATAGCCTCTCCCTTCGGCGGCGATCCGGTCATCGGCGGCGATTCCATGGCGGAAGCCATTTCAAATGCCGCATCCGCCCCCGGCATTCGCGCCATTCTCTTGCGAATCGATTCGCCTGGCGGATCGTCCGTTGCGTCCGATCAGATCTGGGACGCCATACAGCGGGCACAGGATCGCGGCATTCCCGTTGTCGTGTCGATGGGCGGCGCGGCGGCGTCCGGCGGATACTATATCGCGGCACCCGCCGACCATATCGTTGCCAATGCCACCACTATTACCGGCTCGATCGGCGTCTATGGCGGCAAGATCAGCCTGGGTGACACCTTCGGACTGATCGGCGTCAACTTCGAGGAAGTTACCGTGGGCGGTGAATACGCGTCCGCCAACTCTGCCAATTCGCCCTGGACGGACGAACAGCGCGCCGCTGTCGAAGGCCAGCTCGCCGATATCTATGACGACTTCACACAGCGCGTCGCCGATGGGCGCGAGATTGAGATCGCGACCGTCCGCGAGATCGCCCGTGGCCGGGTATGGACCGGCGAACAGGCGCTTGAAAACGGTCTGATCGACGAAATCGGCGGTTTCATGGAAGCCGTCGCTGCGGCCCGCCGTCTGGCAGACATCGAGGACGGTCAGACGATCAATTTGCAGCGCTTTCCGCGGGAGCGCACACCGTTCGAAGCCTTCCAGGAGCTATTCGGCGTCTCCGCCGAGGGCGCTCAATCGCTGGCACAGCTGAATGCCTTGATGAATTCGCCGGAAGTCCAGGCACTGATCGAGGCCCGCCAGTCCGCTGGTGTAGGCAATGAACTGCGCACCCGCGCAGTCCAGCCGCAATAG
- a CDS encoding DUF3667 domain-containing protein: MSDPITDAIIADSLVAESGNARRGQRAGRFNAGAPGICSNCGTPLKGPVCHSCGQDSDILQRPFWNHVLEILDGQFGIDGKLWRTLPALMFRPGHITRQYLSGVRARYVQPFRFYIFASFVFLFLFWGGAGGIGDFFRSEPVDLDPAALDRLESELADLAGDAPEEAAQVQRVLDELRQGQAASGPDPMVDAEATDSADGGALSIGDMLSGPVLRDEMRTGVRQALLPEQTADPETQGELAPTPDEAGVNVDFSGLTWLPYTVRERLVHQIEIIIDDPSRWFEAMRASVSWLLILLLPVYALVIAIGQVWRRGFYYYDHLIVSLHFHSFLFVLLAILMLLSPVIGGWGVPIFLVWSNFYLYKLHRVVYEHGRFMSFVRTVTLDFTYMIILIFAFVLLMLVGLLAA, translated from the coding sequence ATGTCAGATCCGATTACCGATGCGATTATTGCCGATTCGCTGGTGGCCGAATCCGGCAATGCCCGGCGCGGACAGCGGGCCGGGCGGTTTAACGCCGGTGCTCCGGGCATCTGTTCGAATTGCGGGACGCCACTCAAGGGACCGGTTTGCCATAGCTGCGGTCAGGACAGTGATATCCTGCAACGGCCATTCTGGAATCATGTGCTGGAGATACTCGACGGACAATTCGGGATTGATGGAAAGCTGTGGCGAACCCTTCCGGCACTGATGTTCCGCCCCGGCCACATCACGCGCCAGTATCTCAGCGGCGTCCGGGCCCGCTATGTCCAGCCGTTCAGATTTTATATTTTCGCCAGTTTTGTTTTCCTGTTTCTGTTTTGGGGCGGGGCTGGCGGGATTGGTGATTTCTTTCGGAGCGAACCCGTCGACCTTGATCCTGCCGCGCTCGACCGGCTGGAGTCAGAACTCGCGGATCTGGCCGGTGACGCACCCGAGGAGGCCGCGCAGGTCCAGCGGGTTCTGGATGAACTTCGGCAGGGACAGGCGGCATCCGGCCCGGATCCAATGGTTGACGCAGAGGCTACTGACAGCGCTGACGGCGGCGCCTTGTCGATTGGTGATATGCTGTCCGGGCCTGTTTTGCGCGACGAGATGAGGACCGGTGTCCGGCAAGCTCTGTTGCCCGAGCAAACAGCGGACCCGGAAACGCAAGGCGAGTTAGCGCCAACGCCTGACGAAGCCGGAGTGAATGTCGATTTCAGTGGCTTGACCTGGCTGCCCTATACTGTTCGCGAGCGCCTTGTGCATCAGATCGAGATCATCATCGATGATCCGTCGAGATGGTTCGAAGCGATGCGCGCCTCGGTGTCGTGGCTGCTGATCCTGCTACTGCCCGTTTATGCGCTTGTGATCGCGATCGGGCAGGTCTGGCGCAGAGGGTTTTACTATTACGATCATCTGATCGTCTCCCTGCACTTTCACTCCTTCCTGTTCGTCCTGTTGGCCATCCTCATGTTACTGTCGCCGGTGATTGGTGGCTGGGGTGTCCCGATCTTTCTGGTGTGGAGCAATTTCTATCTCTACAAGCTCCACAGGGTCGTCTACGAGCACGGTCGCTTCATGTCCTTCGTCCGTACGGTCACGCTGGATTTTACCTACATGATCATCCTGATCTTCGCCTTCGTCCTGCTGATGCTGGTCGGGCTGCTGGCGGCCTGA